CAGGTTCATTTCCACAGGGTTTCCGCTTACTTCGTGTCCCTCCCCAGCCACTATTCCATCGATGACCGTTAGGCTCGGCTTTAATATTGAGGCTAGATCCACAATATTTTCGTTTAACCTGCCATTATGCATGCTGCCCTTAGAGGCTAAGGCGCCCATCATATTTTTCAGCCCTAGAGTAACAGTGGTCAGCCTATGAACCTTCAGCTTCGGAACACTTATTATGATGCTTTCCAGAGCCGTCTTTGCAACCTTAACTTTCTTGAGCGCCAAGGGGTTAGGCGGATAAGCCTCAACGAAAACATCTTTGTTTAAATCCATTAATTTTACATTCCATCTCTCACCTAATTTTTCTAGTTCAGCGATCTTGAAGGCCTCGAATGTGTCGGTTAAACCGCTTCCCTCGCCAACGACTATGTCATTTCTGCCGTGCTCCTTAAGAAATCTTATGATCCCCTCAATAACTCTGCCGTCAGTAGTGACCCCAGTCAATGGGTGGTGAGCAGTGATGTAATTAGGCTTTATTAGAATCTGCTTTTTATCGGGCAGGAAATCCAATTTTTCTCTTATCGCTTCAAGAGCTTTGAAAGTAACCTCTACAGGATCTGATCCTTTAAAAATAACAACAACGCTTTTCATTTTATACATCTATTTTCACCAGCTCGTATTCTAGGCTCCCTAAACCAACCTTTTCTCCTAACCTAAGAAGCCTTAGCCAATCCCTACCCGTAACATACTTAATCTTATCGAATCCAGGCATCAAAACCTCCTCTTTGTTTGCGTCTCCTAAGACGCTGTCTCGTATTCCCTGTGAAGCGTTGATTAAATCGGCTGAGCATTTATCTATAGCTACGGGATCCTGAGCTGCTAGTATACCTATATCGGAAACTATGGGCGTGTCGCTGTAGGGTGGGCAATCACAGTGTGGCGTAACCTCGGTTATGAAGTTAATGTAACCAATATGCTCTTTTCCAACAACCTTAACAAGCGCTGAAAAGTTGTCGATTATTCCCTCCAAGA
This DNA window, taken from Candidatus Bathyarchaeia archaeon, encodes the following:
- a CDS encoding DUF362 domain-containing protein — its product is MYKMKSVVVIFKGSDPVEVTFKALEAIREKLDFLPDKKQILIKPNYITAHHPLTGVTTDGRVIEGIIRFLKEHGRNDIVVGEGSGLTDTFEAFKIAELEKLGERWNVKLMDLNKDVFVEAYPPNPLALKKVKVAKTALESIIISVPKLKVHRLTTVTLGLKNMMGALASKGSMHNGRLNENIVDLASILKPSLTVIDGIVAGEGHEVSGNPVEMNLVIAGTDPVAVDAVGAAVMGISPTEVKHLVLAEKKGLGTCHLENIEVIGEPIDKVKRKFRRSLVSSFLSHI